The Coffea arabica cultivar ET-39 chromosome 4e, Coffea Arabica ET-39 HiFi, whole genome shotgun sequence genome includes a window with the following:
- the LOC113742093 gene encoding protein NRT1/ PTR FAMILY 2.11, protein MGLSSTTDDSTDLKLDETSLEVSHEIKYKGVKVMPFIIGNEMFDKLGGFGIGANLLVYLTTVFNMKRITATNLLNIFSGTGNLGTLVGAFLSDTYFGRYKTLAFASICYFLGMLVLTLTALIPNLHPPSCQKGSSKCAEATSGQLTILLSGFGLLIIGAGGVRPCNIPFGADQFNPNTESGRKGINSFFSWYYFTTTFAVMVSFTVLVYVQNSVNWALGFAIPTFLMFISCLFFFVGTRMYVMITPQGSPLTSMAQVMVAAIKKRHMHLPDHPWDSLFAYISSNSINSKLPYTDQFRFLTKAAIITPEDRMNLDGSASNPWRLCSIQQVEELKCVVRIIPIWFAGAMYFVALKQIHTYVVFQAIQSDRRIGIGNVKIPPASFIIFSLLGFSICTAIYDTVMVPLLRRITNREEGITVLKKIGVGMVIAPIALILSGVVEYKRRTMALSMPFVGTAPSEGGISPMNARWLIPQLALIGVSESFAIIGQVAFFYKEFPESMRSFGGSFLSCGAAMTDYMGSSLISVINRVTRDASGRSWLDQDLNKGRLDYFYYLVAALGIINLGYFLVCAKWYKYIGTQGKDIPVAAPMDEINSKHHPV, encoded by the exons GAAATGTTTGATAAGCTGGGAGGATTTGGAATCGGAGCAAATCTGTTGGTGTATCTGACCACTGTCTTCAACATGAAGCGCATTACTGCAACCAATCTCCTCAATATCTTCAGTGGTACCGGCAATTTGGGAACCTTGGTCGGAGCATTCTTGTCCGATACTTATTTTGGTCGATACAAGACTCTCGCCTTCGCTTCTATATGCTATTTCTTG GGAATGCTGGTGCTAACACTAACAGCATTGATCCCTAATCTGCATCCGCCTTCCTGCCAAAAAGGAAGCAGCAAATGCGCCGAAGCAACATCAGGCCAACTTACTATTTTATTAAGTGGATTTGGATTGCTGATAATAGGAGCTGGTGGCGTGCGACCATGTAACATTCCTTTTGGAGCAGATCAATTCAATCCCAATACCGAATCAGGGAGAAAGGGAATCAACAGTTTTTTCAGTTGGTATTATTTCACCACCACATTTGCTGTGATGGTATCATTCACAGTCTTGGTCTACGTCCAAAACAGTGTCAACTGGGCTCTGGGGTTTGCGATTCCTACATTTCTCATGTTTATATCATGCCTTTTCTTCTTCGTGGGCACAAGAATGTATGTGATGATAACGCCACAAGGCAGTCCCTTGACAAGTATGGCTCAGGTGATGGTGGCTGCAATTAAAAAGAGGCATATGCATTTACCAGATCATCCATGGGATTCTCTATTTGCTTACATTTCCTCCAATTCAATTAACTCGAAGCTTCCTTACACAGATCAGTTCAG GTTCCTCACTAAAGCAGCAATCATAACTCCAGAAGACCGTATGAACCTAGATGGCTCAGCTTCCAATCCATGGAGACTTTGCAGCATCCAGCAGGTGGAAGAATTGAAATGTGTGGTTAGAATAATTCCTATATGGTTTGCAGGTGCTATGTACTTTGTGGCTCTGAAGCAGATACATACCTACGTAGTTTTCCAGGCCATCCAATCTGATAGACGAATAGGAATTGGAAACGTTAAAATCCCGCCAGCATCTTTCATAATCTTTTCCTTGCTAGGCTTTTCAATATGCACAGCTATCTATGATACAGTCATGGTTCCGCTACTTCGAAGGATCACCAACAGAGAAGAAGGCATCACAGTCCTGAAAAAGATTGGTGTTGGCATGGTTATTGCTCCAATCGCTTTGATACTATCTGGAGTAGTGGAATACAAGAGGAGAACAATGGCTCTTTCTATGCCATTCGTAGGAACAGCACCAAGCGAAGGTGGCATTTCTCCGATGAATGCTCGTTGGTTGATTCCTCAGTTGGCATTAATTGGGGTTTCAGAATCATTTGCCATTATTGGTCAAGTTGCATTTTTCTACAAAGAGTTCCCTGAGAGCATGAGAAGTTTTGGAGGGTCGTTCTTGTCTTGTGGTGCTGCAATGACTGATTATATGGGCAGCTCCTTGATTTCGGTCATCAATAGGGTAACCAGAGACGCATCAGGACGTAGTTGGTTGGATCAAGACCTCAACAAGGGAAGATTGGATTATTTTTATTACCTGGTTGCTGCTTTGGGGATCATAAACCTAGGATATTTTCTCGTTTGtgcaaagtggtacaagtacataGGAACACAGGGCAAGGACATCCCAGTTGCTGCTCCCATGgatgaaataaattcaaaacACCATCCTGTTTGA